CTTATCATCTCTGACGATTGTTCGAGCAGTAATGAATTTATTGACGTTTTATAGGAGATTATAAGGAGGGATACTACATAGGAGAGGAAGTACCAGAGGACGATCCTCGTGCACAGAAGCCTCATTTTGGACCAAACCTCTGGCCTTCTGAGGGTAAACTGCTGTTTAATGTAATTTATGTCCGACATAAATCAGTTGTTGATTGTGgatgtttattttggtttcattGTTGTATTTTGACTAGATATATTGCCAAGATGGAGGCAGGTAATGGAAAAATTTCGTTGTCAAGCATTGTGAGTTTTTAATATAGATGATATGGAGCAATAggcattaatttttcttgctaGTTTCAGGATGTAAATTTTGTTCCATCCAAGCAAAAGATAACACAGAGATCTTCTGTTTCTCTGATGGGGTATTTTGGGCATTTTCAGTACCCGATAGTCACCATCTTCCCCTTCTATATGCATCAGATATTGCCAAGTTCTTGTAATTTTGAAGGTGGCCCAATGGGAGTTAAATTGCCTCTGACTTCTGAACTGAATATGCTCTCTTGGTCTCTCATCCTATCCTATGTTAGCCAAAGTAAAACTCTTCTGGTTATTTGTAGTGGCTGATTAAACAATTTTGTGGGGTATTGTTCTAAAGCTACTATGCTACAATATGAACCAGTTATTTTTAGCCATCAAGATTTACCCTTAATCACACTGACCAAGAGCCTCAACGCAAGTGTCTAATTGCTTACAGTGGGATGGCTAATATTACAGTCAATAGGGTCTCCAACTCTAAATCATTTGACTTTTAGATCCAACAGTAATGCCTAGATGATCTTTGTCGCAAGATTAAGTGTAATTTCTTGCTATAAACAAAGTGACAGTagtcaatttcttaattttttttttatttgtaaatgTGCACACTCAGAAATGTGGCAAAAGTAATTACAAGGATCATTGCTCTAGCACTTGATCTGGAGGCTGATTTTTTTGACAAGCCAGAAATACTTGGCGAGCCTATTGCGACCTTGCGCTTGTTGCACTATGACGGTAGATTTTACTTCAATAAACTTTATATTAAACCCTGcaaatttttcttctcatccggtggaaattcttttctttgtttaggtCTAGTCTTTGATCCCTCTAAAGGAATATATGGAGCTGGGGCACATTCGGACTTTGGATTTATTACCTTGTTGGCAACAGATGATGTCCTAGGTCTCCAAGTATGAAATTTTCTCCTATAAAATTGTTGGTGCAGACTTTATGCTTAGTTATAATGCATGAAACTTtttgaacttattcagattTGCAAGAACAAGGATGCTAAACCTCCGACATGGGAATATGTGCAACCTATGAGAGGGTAAAGCC
This genomic stretch from Eucalyptus grandis isolate ANBG69807.140 chromosome 3, ASM1654582v1, whole genome shotgun sequence harbors:
- the LOC104440282 gene encoding 2-oxoglutarate-Fe(II) type oxidoreductase hxnY yields the protein MCTLRNVAKVITRIIALALDLEADFFDKPEILGEPIATLRLLHYDGLVFDPSKGIYGAGAHSDFGFITLLATDDVLGLQICKNKDAKPPTWEYVQPMRGPFIVNLGDMLERWSNCIFRSTLHRVIGNGQERYSIASFLEPNHDCLIECLPTCMSEENPPKFPPIQCQTYLSQRLDDTHADLNVYRREGA
- the LOC120292056 gene encoding 2-oxoglutarate-dependent dioxygenase citB-like, whose amino-acid sequence is MEEVFVQSRRFFGLPLSEKMKLLRNEKHRGYTPLFDQVLDPANQINGDYKEGYYIGEEVPEDDPRAQKPHFGPNLWPSEDILPRWRQYPIVTIFPFYMHQILPSSCNFEGGPMGVKLPLTSELNMLSWSLILSYVSQSKTLLVICSG